From a region of the Helianthus annuus cultivar XRQ/B chromosome 5, HanXRQr2.0-SUNRISE, whole genome shotgun sequence genome:
- the LOC110940294 gene encoding leucine-rich repeat extensin-like protein 3: MSSKKNSTFICCFLLAFSITFIFCYSSAINGGDGWLTDGEVSYILQRQLLHYRDELAGRGENVSVDPTLGFENPRLRNAYIALQAWKQAIISDPQNLTVDWTGSGVCNYTGVFCAPAPDNRSELTVAGIDLNHGDIAGYLPEELGLLTDLALFHLNSNRFCGTVPKKFRNLKLLFELDLSNNRFAGIFPHVVLKLPKLKFLDIRFNEFEGGVPKELFDKDLDAVFINHNRFMFEIPDNFGNSPVSVIVLGHNKFDGCLPASIGNMSNTLNEIIMMNNGLRSCVPEEIGLLKEVTVFDVSFNELMGQLPESVSGMVNVEQLNVAHNFLSGRIPESVCRLPKLVNFTFVDNFFTGESPACLKLLAFVDRRNCLPARPAQRSEEQCRRFASKKIHCSAFNCAPFVLPSPPPPPVYLPPPPVYSPPPPPVASPPPPYVYSSPPPPYVYSSPPPPVASPPPPYVYSSPPPPVASPPPPYVYSSPPPPVASPPPPSAAQSPPPPYVYSSPPPPAAQSPPPPSPPTCIEPPPPPPPCVENSPPPPTVYHSPPPPPAMIYTPPAPVYEGPLPPVTSVTYASPPPPPFY; encoded by the coding sequence ATGTCTAGTAAGAAGAATTCAACGTTTATTTGTTGTTTCCTGTTAGCATTTTCGattacttttattttttgttACAGCTCCGCCATTAACGGCGGCGATGGATGGCTCACCGACGGGGAGGTGAGTTACATCCTGCAACGGCAGTTATTGCACTACCGAGATGAGTTAGCAGGTAGAGGTGAAAATGTTAGCGTAGATCCTACGCTAGGGTTTGAAAACCCTAGGTTGAGAAACGCTTACATTGCGTTACAAGCGTGGAAGCAGGCGATAATTTCAGATCCGCAAAATCTTACCGTTGATTGGACCGGATCCGGTGTGTGCAACTACACCGGAGTGTTCTGTGCACCCGCACCTGATAACCGCTCTGAATTAACGGTCGCTGGAATTGATTTAAACCACGGTGATATCGCCGGTTACTTGCCGGAGGAGCTAGGTTTACTCACCGATTTAGCATTGTTTCATCTGAATTCTAACAGGTTCTGTGGAACCGTTCCGAAGAAGTTTCGGAACTTGAAACTACTGTTTGAACTTGATCTGAGTAATAACAGATTCGCCGGAATATTCCCTCACGTTGTTCTTAAATTACCGAAGTTGAAGTTTTTAGATATCCGGTTTAATGAGTTTGAAGGCGGTGTGCCTAAAGAACTGTTTGATAAAGATCTGGACGCTGTTTTTATAAACCATAACCGGTTCATGTTCGAAATTCCGGATAATTTTGGCAATTCGCCGGTGTCTGTGATTGTGTTAGGGCACAATAAGTTTGACGGATGCCTTCCTGCGAGTATCGGCAACATGTCGAATACGTTGAATGAGATTATTATGATGAATAATGGATTGAGGTCCTGTGTGCCGGAAGAGATAGGGTTGTTGAAGGAAGTGACAGTGTTTGATGTGAGTTTTAATGAGTTGATGGGGCAGTTACCGGAGAGTGTTTCGGGTATGGTTAATGTGGAGCAGTTGAATGTGGCCCATAACTTTTTGAGTGGGAGGATACCGGAGAGTGTTTGTAGGCTGCCCAAGTTGGTGAATTTTACGTTTGTGGATAATTTCTTTACTGGTGAATCGCCGGCTTGTTTGAAGTTGCTGGCTTTTGTTGATAGGAGGAACTGTTTGCCGGCAAGGCCGGCGCAAAGGTCTGAGGAGCAGTGTAGGAGGTTTGCTTCTAAGAAGATACATTGTAGTGCATTTAATTGTGCTCCATTTGTACTGCCGTCGCCGCCGCCACCGCCCGTCTACTTGCCGCCACCACCTGTCTACTCTCCCCCGCCTCCACCAGTTgcatccccaccaccaccatacgTCTAttcatcaccaccgccaccatacgtctattcatcaccaccaccaccggttgcATCCCCACCACCACCTTATGTCtattcatcaccaccaccaccggttgcATCCCCACCACCACCTTATGTCTATTCATCACCACCTCCACCAGTTgcatccccaccaccaccatcggcAGCCCAATCTCCACCACCACCTTATGTCtattcatcaccaccaccaccggcagcccaatctccaccaccaccatcgccgccCACTTGTATTGAACCGCCTCCTCCGCCACCTCCTTGTGTTGAGAACTCTCCACCACCTCCAACTGTTTAccattcaccaccaccaccaccagctaTGATTTATACTCCGCCAGCTCCGGTATACGAGGGGCCTTTACCTCCGGTGACTAGCGTCACGTATGCTTCCCCTCCGCCACCGCCCTTTTACTGA